A single Corynebacterium stationis DNA region contains:
- a CDS encoding Rv3654c family TadE-like protein, which produces MMVRKKLIDDSGYATIASSGIIIAVVVLLAAVAVIISRVVAFHQAQVAADMAAISGAYSLARGEDGCVEAARIALANAADLEQCTAQGADIQVAITVRGQTAQAKAGPI; this is translated from the coding sequence ATGATGGTGCGCAAGAAGCTTATCGATGACTCCGGGTACGCCACCATCGCTTCCTCCGGAATCATTATTGCCGTTGTAGTCTTGCTTGCTGCAGTGGCGGTGATTATTTCCCGCGTTGTGGCTTTCCATCAAGCCCAGGTTGCCGCCGATATGGCAGCGATTTCTGGCGCATATTCACTAGCCCGTGGGGAAGACGGCTGCGTCGAAGCCGCGCGCATCGCACTTGCCAATGCCGCAGACCTCGAGCAATGTACGGCCCAAGGAGCTGATATTCAGGTTGCAATTACCGTGCGCGGGCAAACTGCACAGGCGAAAGCGGGTCCTATTTAG
- a CDS encoding DEAD/DEAH box helicase — MSFGEELLAALKPRFSTSALTHSVTQPAKKAHYTEWPHWALPELVEVFKNRDIHAPYSHQREVADAAFAGRDVVVATGTSSGKSLGYQLPILTRMAEDSTACALYLTPTKALGSDQLLAIMELTKGIDKLSSVIPSPYDGDTPTEARAGIRDHARFVFSNPDMVHMSILAAHERWTRFLRHLEFIVIDECHSYRGVFGAHVALVLRRILRICARYGAHPTIIGASATMNDPGAHMQRLTSRVGFTEVTDDGAPTGERTIALWEPGFIEGAEGDNGAPVRRAATTEAAEIMAATVGEGARTLAFVRSRRSAEQVALRCQAELSGALARPDFAQRIASYRAGYLAEDRRKLEKALDNGELLGVATTSALELGIDVGGLDAVVTAGFPGTVASFWQQAGRAGRRGQGSLVVFVARDEPMDTYLVHNPDALLGRPVEASVFNPENPYILYGHIYCACTEQPLTDAEVRFYRAEQVIQELARQGLVRRRPQGWFAVPQLDSDLRPETAHSQVSLRGGAGNDVLIMDTSDGRLLGTVDGARANSQVHPGAVYLHQGESFIIDDLNINEGIAFATPGEPEYSTQPNSTTDIAIMGAANEDELKDYGGGVWAALVDVEVTDQVVGYFRKLADGTTSDLFPLDLPEQRLRTRAVAYTVDPLALEAMGIRAADIPGALHAAEHAAIGLLPLIATCDRWDIGGVSTALHQDTQMPTVFVYDGHSGGAGFAEEGFKRFPEWIAATFEAVRSCPCESGCPSCVQSPKCGNGNQPLDKAGALKLLGALVTLTAS, encoded by the coding sequence TTGAGTTTTGGTGAAGAACTACTCGCCGCTCTAAAGCCACGGTTTTCTACCTCCGCGCTGACCCATTCCGTCACTCAGCCTGCTAAGAAGGCGCACTATACCGAGTGGCCTCACTGGGCATTGCCCGAGCTAGTTGAGGTTTTTAAGAACCGCGACATCCACGCGCCCTATTCACACCAGCGCGAAGTCGCCGATGCAGCCTTCGCCGGACGCGACGTAGTGGTGGCCACGGGCACTTCTTCGGGAAAGTCTTTGGGTTATCAACTTCCTATCTTGACCCGAATGGCAGAAGACTCCACCGCGTGCGCGTTGTATTTAACACCGACGAAGGCACTCGGCTCAGATCAGTTGTTGGCGATAATGGAGCTGACAAAGGGCATCGACAAGCTAAGCTCTGTCATTCCTTCTCCTTATGACGGTGATACCCCGACCGAAGCACGGGCCGGGATTCGCGACCATGCGCGCTTTGTGTTTTCCAACCCCGACATGGTGCACATGTCGATTTTGGCTGCGCATGAACGCTGGACCAGGTTCTTGCGGCACCTGGAATTTATTGTCATTGATGAATGCCACTCCTACCGCGGGGTATTCGGCGCACATGTCGCGTTAGTTCTGCGGCGGATATTGCGCATTTGTGCACGTTATGGCGCGCATCCAACCATTATTGGGGCTTCTGCCACGATGAATGACCCCGGCGCTCACATGCAGCGGTTGACCTCCCGGGTAGGTTTTACCGAGGTCACCGATGACGGCGCACCGACTGGTGAGCGCACCATCGCGCTATGGGAACCGGGTTTTATCGAGGGCGCGGAAGGCGATAATGGCGCGCCAGTGCGTCGCGCCGCAACCACGGAAGCTGCCGAAATCATGGCGGCAACCGTTGGCGAAGGTGCTCGCACCTTAGCTTTTGTACGCTCCCGCCGCTCCGCAGAGCAGGTCGCTTTACGCTGCCAGGCTGAGCTTTCCGGCGCACTAGCAAGGCCCGATTTTGCGCAGCGGATTGCCTCTTATCGCGCAGGCTACTTGGCTGAGGACCGCCGCAAGCTGGAAAAAGCACTCGATAATGGCGAGTTACTGGGCGTGGCTACCACCTCGGCGCTGGAATTGGGCATCGATGTCGGCGGTTTAGATGCCGTGGTCACCGCGGGTTTTCCCGGCACGGTAGCAAGTTTTTGGCAGCAGGCTGGCCGCGCCGGTCGCCGCGGGCAGGGCTCCCTGGTGGTCTTTGTCGCACGCGATGAGCCGATGGATACCTATCTCGTGCACAACCCCGACGCGCTACTGGGCAGGCCAGTCGAGGCGAGTGTTTTCAACCCCGAAAACCCATATATCCTCTACGGACATATCTACTGCGCGTGCACCGAACAACCGTTGACCGATGCTGAGGTGCGTTTCTACCGCGCCGAGCAAGTGATACAAGAACTTGCCCGCCAAGGACTTGTCCGTCGCCGCCCGCAGGGCTGGTTCGCCGTGCCGCAGTTAGATAGTGACCTGCGGCCGGAGACCGCACACTCACAGGTCAGCCTGCGCGGCGGAGCGGGCAATGACGTGCTCATTATGGACACCAGCGATGGCCGGTTATTGGGCACCGTCGATGGTGCCCGCGCGAATTCTCAGGTGCATCCTGGTGCGGTCTATTTGCACCAGGGCGAAAGCTTTATCATCGATGACCTCAATATTAATGAGGGCATCGCCTTTGCCACCCCGGGCGAGCCGGAGTATTCCACGCAGCCCAATTCCACGACGGATATCGCAATTATGGGCGCGGCGAATGAGGATGAGCTAAAAGATTACGGTGGCGGCGTATGGGCAGCGCTTGTCGATGTCGAAGTCACCGACCAAGTCGTCGGCTACTTCCGCAAGCTTGCCGATGGCACCACCTCCGATCTTTTCCCACTCGATCTTCCGGAGCAACGCCTGCGCACCCGCGCGGTGGCGTATACCGTCGACCCATTGGCGCTGGAAGCAATGGGTATTCGCGCGGCCGATATTCCCGGCGCGCTGCACGCTGCTGAACATGCCGCCATTGGTCTGTTGCCATTGATTGCCACCTGTGACCGTTGGGATATCGGTGGTGTATCCACTGCCCTACACCAGGACACGCAGATGCCCACGGTCTTTGTCTACGACGGCCACTCCGGCGGAGCCGGCTTTGCCGAAGAAGGTTTCAAGCGTTTTCCCGAATGGATTGCAGCCACCTTCGAAGCAGTACGCTCCTGCCCGTGCGAATCCGGCTGCCCATCTTGCGTGCAATCACCGAAGTGCGGCAACGGCAATCAGCCGCTGGATAAGGCAGGCGCGCTCAAACTACTGGGCGCGTTGGTGACGTTAACTGCTAGCTAA
- a CDS encoding cold-shock protein, producing MAQGTVKWFNAEKGFGFIAPEDGSADVFVHYSEIQGNGFRTLEENQQVSFEIGEGQKGPQATNVNAI from the coding sequence ATGGCACAGGGAACCGTAAAATGGTTTAACGCTGAAAAGGGCTTCGGCTTCATCGCTCCAGAGGATGGCTCCGCAGACGTTTTCGTTCACTACTCCGAGATCCAGGGCAACGGCTTCCGTACCCTCGAAGAGAACCAGCAGGTTTCCTTCGAAATCGGTGAGGGCCAGAAGGGCCCACAGGCAACCAACGTTAACGCTATCTAA